CCGACCCGCTGCACATCATCCACGTTGCAGAGGAAAGCCTGCAAGAGGCCTGAACCGGGGCGATTGGCCAGAGGTATTGGCGATTTTGTTAAGGGATTGAAAAACGGTCTGCGTTTGGGCGCAGACCGTTTTTACTCACTCCGGACGCGGGGTGAAATCATTCTCGCGGGGGGGGCGGCCGATCACATCTTTCAGGTCTTCAAGTTCGATGAAGTTATCAACCTGACGGCGCAACTCGTCTGAGATCATGGGCGGCTGGCTGCGAATCGTAGAGACACAGGACACGCGCACACCCTGCCGTTGCAGGCTTTCTACCAGCGGGCGGAAATCACCGTCGCCAGAGAAAATCACAATGTGATCCACATGCGGTGCCAGTTCCATCGCGTCAACGGCCAGCTCGATGTCCATGTTCCCTTTGACTTTCCGGCGACCCATGCTGTCGGTATATTCCTTGGCCGGTTTGGTCACCATCGAGAAACCATTGTAGTTCAACCAGTCCACCAGCGGGCGGATCGGGGAATATTCATCGTTTTCCAAAAGGGCAGTGTAATAGAACGCGCGTAGCAACTTGCCCCGGCGCATGAACTCGTGGCGCAGCAACTTATAATCGATGTCAAACCCAAGCGTCTTTGCAGCCGCATAGAGGTTAGAGCCATCAATAAAGAGCGCTAGTCGCTCGTCTTTATAAAACATTTGTGCCCTTCCGGCGACAGCGTCGCCAAACTCTGAACTATCACGTAACAACCGTGTCAGAACGTAATGTAGTCATGCGCCTGAAAAGAAGTAGCGCCGAACTTAAAATACTGCCCAACAACTCTGGGCCGCCTAACTAAGGATTTTTGACCATGCCGCAAGCCCAAGATCACGGGGAAAAGAGCGGTTCCTCGCTCATATCCCATCCCTGTATGCTTTTGGCGCTTGGCGCTAACCTGACGTCAAATGTGGGGGCGCCTGAAATTACCCTCCGGGCGGCGCTGAATCTGCTTAAACTAAACGGCGCGACGATTCGCGCTAAGAGTGCGTTATATAGTACACCTGCATTTCCTGCGGGCAATGGTCCTGATTATGTCAATGCTGCTGCCAGAATCAGCGCGCCCTGGGATGCGGCACAGGCTCTGGCGGTTTTGCACGATATCGAAGCCGAATTTGGCCGCACCCGTGAAACCCGCTGGGGCCAGCGCACACTTGATCTGGATCTGATTGCCTTTGGTGATCAGGTGCTGCCGGACAGGCAAACATTTAAGGAATGGCGCGATTTACCTGCGGATGCCCAACGAACAACGGTTCCGCAGGAATTGATCCTGCCGCATCCGCGTCTTCAGGACCGCGCCTTTGTCCTTGTTCCCTTGGCTGATGTCGCCCCCGATTGGGTGCATCCGGTATTGAAATTGAGTGTCACAGAAATGCGCGATGCGCTGGATCCCGCTGACCTTGCGGCGGTGCGTGTGCTGTCAGAAGATGTGCAGAATAACGGCTTGTAAATCTGGCCAAAGCAGCCTAAATACCCCACTTCTGACTGACCCTTGTGATATTGGAGGCTTCCATGGCCCGCGTTACCGTAGAAGATTGCGTTGATAAAGTTCCGAACCGTTTCGAGCTTGTCATGCTGGCGGCCCACCGTGCGCGTGAAATCTCTGCCGGTTCTGCCGTTACTGTCGACCGCGACAATGACAAGAACCCGGTTGTATCGCTGCGCGAGATTGCGGATGAGACACAGTCAGCAGATGACCTGCGT
This DNA window, taken from Sulfitobacter pacificus, encodes the following:
- a CDS encoding NYN domain-containing protein → MFYKDERLALFIDGSNLYAAAKTLGFDIDYKLLRHEFMRRGKLLRAFYYTALLENDEYSPIRPLVDWLNYNGFSMVTKPAKEYTDSMGRRKVKGNMDIELAVDAMELAPHVDHIVIFSGDGDFRPLVESLQRQGVRVSCVSTIRSQPPMISDELRRQVDNFIELEDLKDVIGRPPRENDFTPRPE
- the folK gene encoding 2-amino-4-hydroxy-6-hydroxymethyldihydropteridine diphosphokinase, giving the protein MPQAQDHGEKSGSSLISHPCMLLALGANLTSNVGAPEITLRAALNLLKLNGATIRAKSALYSTPAFPAGNGPDYVNAAARISAPWDAAQALAVLHDIEAEFGRTRETRWGQRTLDLDLIAFGDQVLPDRQTFKEWRDLPADAQRTTVPQELILPHPRLQDRAFVLVPLADVAPDWVHPVLKLSVTEMRDALDPADLAAVRVLSEDVQNNGL
- the rpoZ gene encoding DNA-directed RNA polymerase subunit omega, whose product is MARVTVEDCVDKVPNRFELVMLAAHRAREISAGSAVTVDRDNDKNPVVSLREIADETQSADDLRERLIESNQNQIEVDEPEEDAMALLMGAEQDKPEEDSMSEEMLLRQLMAAQGQG